In the genome of Salinirussus salinus, one region contains:
- a CDS encoding Cdc6/Cdc18 family protein — translation MTDADEPRDGTGDVDSDDPEFTGVSEGVADSVASPSSESTPPEATLDDVLAEEESADEASQGLFDDLLSGQPIFENKEVLRPSYTPRKLPHREEQINNMATILVTALRGDTPSNILIYGKTGTGKTASAKFVSDELESTSEKYEVPCEVEYINCEVTDTQYRVLAQLANKFIEKNRESIDDELADLETLREEGGDLAGSSYDSPQAVEQRIGELEDARDRFEEVPMTGWPTDRVYSSFFDAVDYRERVVVIMLDEIDKLVEKSGDDTLYNLSRMNSELENSRVSIMGISNDLKFTDFLDPRVKSSLGEEEIVFPPYDANQLRDILEHRAEEAFEPDALTDDVIPLCAAFAAQEHGDARRALDLLRTAGELAERDQTDGVEEAHVRKAQEKIELDRVVEVVRTLPQQSKLVLFSIILLEKQGVHNINTGEVYNIYKRLCEEIDTDVLTQRRVTDLISELDMLGIVNAVVVSKGRYGRTKEISLSVPLEETEAVLLSDSRLGDIEDVQPFVQARFDS, via the coding sequence ATGACAGACGCGGACGAACCGCGGGATGGCACGGGCGACGTCGACAGTGACGACCCCGAATTCACCGGTGTATCGGAAGGAGTTGCCGACTCTGTCGCCTCACCCTCCTCGGAGTCGACTCCACCCGAAGCGACGCTCGACGACGTCCTCGCCGAAGAGGAGTCCGCCGACGAGGCCTCCCAGGGGCTGTTCGACGACCTGCTGAGCGGCCAGCCCATCTTCGAGAACAAGGAGGTACTCCGCCCGTCCTACACCCCCCGGAAGCTCCCCCACCGAGAGGAGCAGATCAACAACATGGCGACGATCCTCGTGACGGCCCTGCGCGGGGACACGCCCTCGAACATCCTCATCTACGGGAAGACGGGGACCGGAAAGACCGCGAGCGCGAAGTTCGTCTCCGACGAACTCGAGTCCACTTCCGAGAAGTACGAGGTCCCCTGCGAGGTCGAGTACATCAACTGCGAGGTGACCGACACTCAGTACCGCGTGCTCGCCCAGCTCGCGAACAAGTTCATCGAGAAAAACCGCGAGTCCATCGACGACGAACTCGCCGACCTCGAGACGCTTCGCGAGGAGGGCGGCGACCTCGCGGGGTCGAGCTACGACTCCCCCCAAGCTGTCGAGCAGCGCATCGGGGAACTCGAGGACGCCCGCGACCGCTTCGAGGAGGTGCCGATGACCGGGTGGCCGACCGACCGGGTCTACAGTTCCTTCTTCGACGCGGTCGACTACCGCGAGCGCGTGGTGGTGATCATGCTCGACGAGATCGACAAACTCGTCGAGAAGTCCGGCGACGACACCCTCTACAACCTCTCCCGGATGAACTCCGAACTCGAGAACTCCCGGGTGTCGATCATGGGGATCTCCAACGACCTCAAGTTCACCGACTTCCTCGACCCGCGTGTCAAATCCAGCCTCGGCGAGGAGGAGATCGTCTTCCCGCCCTACGACGCGAACCAGCTTCGGGACATCCTCGAGCACCGCGCGGAGGAGGCCTTCGAGCCGGACGCGCTCACCGACGACGTCATTCCGCTGTGTGCGGCCTTCGCCGCCCAGGAACACGGCGACGCCCGCCGGGCGCTCGACCTGCTGCGGACCGCCGGCGAACTCGCCGAGCGCGACCAGACCGACGGCGTCGAGGAGGCCCACGTCCGCAAGGCCCAGGAGAAGATCGAACTCGACCGGGTGGTCGAGGTCGTCCGGACGCTCCCCCAGCAGTCCAAACTGGTGCTTTTCTCGATCATCCTGCTCGAGAAACAGGGGGTCCACAACATCAACACCGGCGAGGTGTACAACATCTACAAGCGGCTCTGCGAGGAGATCGACACCGACGTGCTCACCCAGCGCCGGGTGACCGACCTCATCTCCGAGCTCGACATGCTCGGGATCGTCAACGCTGTCGTCGTCTCGAAGGGCCGGTACGGCCGCACGAAGGAGATCAGCCTCTCGGTACCCCTGGAGGAGACCGAGGCCGTGCTCCTCTCCGACTCCCGGCTCGGCGACATCGAGGACGTCCAGCCGTTCGTCCAGGCCCGCTTCGACAGCTGA